From Caminibacter mediatlanticus TB-2, the proteins below share one genomic window:
- a CDS encoding WD40 repeat domain-containing protein codes for MDVVKTINIKNSVSRIRHFEDKIGVIDKKNTYRIFKIENYELDGGFRINLPENNPIENSVDISSSGNYLAIAIKGKNKTTIWDINQKKLIHTLGWHKGEVLSVSFDNEENYLLTGGMDGRGYLWSIESGGMVLSLPPHPDYILASSFSKNSLWCATGSYDRLISIVNITSININYRKKSHRGAITKIIFLKKYMISGDKTGEIIVWDYTKGKIIAKLSGVSDMVIDMVTDEKEEYLFVISKEKKVYLYSLNEFELVTDKFIKLNEFPSCLEFVGEKSELLIGTLSSSIYVYNIFSDNKKLIKFINENNYEKAYELIKENPFLKRTNEYKTLEDKWNKTIELAYKLMEKGDYDKAKFILKPFLAVPQKRTIIQNILNDFGEFEKFKQAVLKLKYPLAYSLANQYPSFKETIYYKKMENDFKKVFNKAKELIKIKGQEEKVKKLLMPFRGVPQKTPLIQALFNDKHLYDLLNTLFLKRQFDKFFELISRNPFLYESSEYENAMKYAEKLDNAIRDFLNKGEFKKVISYSNILRDFPEYKEKAEEYIKKAKVYMNFLNALSNNNFDLIEKMVIDYPFLIDTNDYQDYKKNVTNKFKQVEKYSAFGDVENILKIIKDLLKSKTFYYKIIGLIKSAYLNQLLKLLQKKDKSKLEKGINNYISYFDMDNEIKDIINIANKLNLNIKVTSSEKNKLIDLEFMPKFIWEEA; via the coding sequence TTGGATGTAGTTAAAACTATTAATATTAAAAATAGTGTAAGTCGTATTAGACATTTTGAAGATAAAATAGGAGTTATTGATAAAAAAAACACTTATAGAATTTTTAAAATTGAAAATTATGAATTAGATGGTGGTTTTAGAATAAATTTACCAGAGAATAATCCAATAGAAAATAGTGTCGACATCTCTTCGAGTGGAAATTATTTAGCAATTGCTATTAAAGGAAAAAATAAAACTACAATTTGGGATATTAATCAGAAAAAGCTTATTCATACATTAGGATGGCATAAAGGTGAAGTTTTAAGTGTAAGTTTTGATAATGAAGAAAATTATTTACTAACAGGTGGAATGGATGGAAGAGGATATTTATGGTCAATAGAAAGTGGTGGAATGGTTTTATCTTTACCTCCTCATCCAGACTATATTTTGGCTTCTTCTTTTAGCAAGAATTCTTTATGGTGTGCTACTGGCAGTTACGATAGATTAATTTCAATTGTAAATATAACTTCAATTAATATAAATTATAGGAAAAAATCTCACAGAGGAGCAATAACTAAAATAATTTTTCTTAAAAAATATATGATAAGTGGAGATAAAACAGGAGAAATTATTGTTTGGGATTATACAAAAGGGAAGATAATAGCAAAGCTTAGTGGTGTGTCAGATATGGTAATAGATATGGTTACTGATGAAAAAGAGGAATATTTATTTGTTATTAGTAAAGAAAAAAAAGTTTATTTATATTCTTTAAATGAGTTTGAATTAGTAACAGATAAATTTATTAAATTAAATGAATTTCCAAGTTGTTTAGAGTTTGTAGGAGAAAAATCTGAATTATTAATTGGTACTTTAAGTAGTAGTATTTATGTTTATAATATTTTTTCCGATAACAAAAAATTAATTAAATTTATAAATGAAAATAATTATGAAAAAGCCTATGAATTAATTAAAGAAAATCCTTTTTTAAAAAGAACTAATGAATATAAAACTCTTGAAGATAAGTGGAATAAGACTATTGAACTTGCTTACAAATTAATGGAAAAAGGAGATTATGATAAAGCTAAGTTTATTTTAAAACCTTTTTTAGCTGTACCTCAAAAAAGGACAATTATTCAAAATATACTTAACGATTTTGGAGAATTTGAAAAATTCAAACAAGCAGTACTTAAGTTGAAATATCCTCTTGCATATTCACTTGCTAATCAATATCCATCTTTTAAAGAGACAATTTATTATAAAAAAATGGAAAATGATTTTAAAAAAGTATTCAATAAAGCAAAAGAGTTGATTAAAATAAAAGGACAAGAAGAAAAAGTAAAAAAATTATTAATGCCTTTTAGAGGAGTTCCACAAAAAACACCATTAATTCAGGCACTTTTTAATGATAAACATTTATATGACTTACTTAATACGTTATTTTTAAAAAGACAATTTGATAAGTTTTTTGAGCTTATTTCAAGAAATCCATTTTTATATGAAAGTAGTGAATATGAAAATGCTATGAAGTATGCAGAGAAATTAGATAATGCAATAAGAGATTTTTTAAATAAAGGAGAATTTAAAAAAGTTATATCATATTCTAATATATTAAGGGATTTTCCAGAATATAAAGAAAAAGCAGAAGAATATATTAAAAAAGCAAAAGTATATATGAATTTTTTAAATGCTCTTTCAAATAATAATTTTGATTTAATAGAGAAAATGGTAATAGATTATCCTTTTTTAATAGATACTAATGATTATCAAGATTATAAAAAAAATGTTACTAATAAATTTAAACAAGTAGAAAAATATTCTGCTTTTGGAGATGTAGAAAATATTTTAAAAATTATAAAAGATCTTTTAAAGTCAAAAACATTTTATTATAAAATAATTGGATTGATTAAAAGTGCTTATCTAAATCAATTATTAAAGCTTTTACAAAAAAAAGACAAAAGTAAACTTGAAAAAGGAATTAATAATTATATTTCTTATTTTGATATGGATAATGAGATAAAAGACATTATAAATATTGCAAATAAATTAAACTTAAATATAAAAGTTACTTCAAGTGAAAAAAACAAGCTAATTGACCTTGAATTTATGCCTAAGTTTATTTGGGAGGAGGCTTAA
- a CDS encoding NTP transferase domain-containing protein, producing MNLKENKIPCFILAGGKSSRFGNDKAFLFYKHQYKFCKKIFKKVYFVAKYKKFKNYPFFIEKSKEYAPIFALEEIIKKHKKVFVICVDTPLLNKKTLKKLLLKKAVAKENPLIGYYDYTMLKNFDKKSLRIYGINKNKLKTNFSININTKEELSLLPNKLRHKFKVN from the coding sequence GTGAATTTAAAAGAAAATAAAATTCCTTGTTTTATCTTAGCAGGAGGAAAATCAAGCAGATTTGGAAATGACAAAGCCTTTTTATTTTACAAACACCAATATAAGTTTTGTAAAAAAATATTTAAAAAAGTCTATTTTGTAGCAAAATATAAAAAATTTAAAAATTATCCATTTTTTATTGAAAAAAGTAAAGAATATGCCCCAATTTTTGCATTAGAAGAGATTATTAAAAAACATAAAAAAGTCTTTGTAATTTGTGTTGACACCCCTTTGTTAAATAAAAAAACTTTAAAAAAACTTCTTTTAAAAAAGGCAGTCGCAAAAGAAAATCCATTAATTGGATATTATGACTATACTATGCTTAAAAATTTTGATAAAAAAAGTTTAAGAATTTATGGAATAAACAAAAACAAATTAAAAACAAATTTCTCAATTAACATAAATACAAAAGAAGAATTAAGCCTCCTCCCAAATAAACTTAGGCATAAATTCAAGGTCAATTAG
- the moaC gene encoding cyclic pyranopterin monophosphate synthase MoaC produces the protein MKLTHLNEKNNPKMVDVGEKEITKRIAIASGEIHMKKETKKAILEEKTKKGAVLQTAIIAAIMGSKKTSELIPMCHNILIDGVDIDIEEIENGFKIIATAKTTSKTGIEMEALTAVSVGLLTIYDMAKAIDREMVLTDIKLEYKSGGKSGEFKRK, from the coding sequence ATGAAATTAACTCATCTAAACGAAAAAAATAATCCAAAAATGGTTGATGTAGGCGAAAAAGAAATCACAAAAAGAATTGCAATTGCAAGTGGTGAAATTCATATGAAAAAAGAAACAAAAAAAGCTATATTAGAAGAAAAAACAAAAAAAGGTGCAGTACTTCAAACTGCAATTATTGCTGCAATCATGGGAAGTAAAAAAACAAGTGAATTAATTCCAATGTGTCATAATATTTTAATTGATGGAGTAGATATAGATATTGAAGAGATAGAAAATGGATTTAAAATAATTGCAACAGCAAAAACTACTTCAAAAACAGGGATTGAAATGGAAGCATTAACTGCTGTAAGTGTTGGACTTCTTACAATATATGATATGGCAAAAGCAATTGATAGAGAAATGGTATTAACTGATATAAAACTTGAATATAAAAGTGGTGGAAAATCAGGTGAATTTAAAAGAAAATAA
- a CDS encoding sulfite exporter TauE/SafE family protein translates to MFYIEVFFITLILSTFFALGGMGSAVALVPILNFLGINFNASKAIGLFVNTSTTLTATIMNIKRKTLNIKEVLPLALTMALFAPFGAILSKYIPEHFVKILFALFLVFSASMILFGKKEKKFNNITISFMILLGSFVGILSGLLGVGGGAIVVPALIMMGMDTKKVAVITSFVIPFSTFSAFLTYLSIIKIDFYLLFIATIAAILGGFIGNYLMHFKLDQKQIKKIIAIMLYMLAIKMIWSVLK, encoded by the coding sequence ATGTTTTATATCGAAGTTTTTTTTATCACTTTAATTCTTTCTACTTTTTTTGCTCTTGGTGGGATGGGAAGTGCAGTAGCATTAGTGCCAATTCTAAACTTTTTAGGCATTAATTTTAATGCAAGTAAAGCAATAGGACTATTTGTAAATACCTCAACTACCCTAACTGCTACTATTATGAACATAAAAAGAAAAACACTTAATATAAAAGAAGTCTTACCTCTTGCTTTAACAATGGCTTTATTTGCACCTTTTGGAGCAATACTTAGCAAATATATTCCTGAACATTTTGTTAAAATTTTATTTGCTCTATTTTTAGTATTTAGTGCAAGTATGATACTTTTTGGTAAAAAAGAAAAAAAGTTTAATAATATAACTATAAGCTTTATGATTTTGCTTGGAAGTTTTGTTGGAATTTTAAGTGGTCTTTTAGGAGTTGGAGGTGGTGCTATTGTAGTCCCTGCTTTAATTATGATGGGAATGGATACTAAAAAAGTTGCAGTTATTACAAGTTTTGTAATTCCCTTTTCTACATTTAGTGCTTTTTTAACATATCTTAGCATTATAAAAATTGATTTTTATTTGCTTTTTATTGCAACTATTGCAGCAATTCTTGGAGGATTTATTGGAAATTATTTAATGCATTTTAAATTAGACCAAAAACAAATCAAAAAAATTATTGCTATAATGCTTTATATGTTAGCAATTAAAATGATATGGAGTGTTTTAAAATGA
- a CDS encoding rhodanese-like domain-containing protein: protein MIKYAIPKNNKDLKITLDEFVEKFNNKEAILVDIRMPFERNIFKIPFALEISPEEIEEKIDTLPKDKLIVIACPNQGRSPFAAAYLKEKGFNAKFLENGLINLMQTLRGGEAKKLKV, encoded by the coding sequence ATGATTAAATATGCAATCCCAAAAAACAATAAAGATTTAAAAATTACATTAGATGAGTTTGTTGAAAAATTTAATAATAAAGAAGCAATTTTGGTCGATATAAGAATGCCTTTTGAGAGAAATATTTTCAAAATACCATTTGCATTAGAAATCTCTCCTGAGGAAATAGAAGAGAAAATAGATACTCTTCCAAAAGATAAATTAATTGTAATAGCTTGTCCAAATCAAGGACGCTCTCCATTTGCAGCAGCTTATTTAAAAGAAAAAGGATTTAATGCAAAATTTTTAGAAAATGGACTTATTAATTTAATGCAAACACTAAGAGGTGGAGAAGCAAAGAAATTAAAAGTTTAA
- a CDS encoding ferritin-like domain-containing protein, which produces MFYKTLEEIITCDNIPQKFSMFNDLYKNINNFNFHSNKKPKIFKKPSYESFCKIVSPSQVPRRRGFESNEKKAILLHAIVHIEYSAIDLALDACYRFRNLDKEFYLDWLEVADDEIRHFKLINSLLEKTGYKYGDFPVHNSLFEASTKTQDLLSRMAIIPRWYEANGLDANEKIINKLSRYNDSFAKEVIEALKIILKEEIPHVKKGDKWFKRECKRLNLEPIQTYFEIVDNFFKDWKKKDLNVSARLKAGFSCQELKILNEKIEC; this is translated from the coding sequence ATGTTTTATAAAACCTTAGAAGAGATAATTACTTGTGATAATATACCACAAAAATTTAGTATGTTTAATGATTTATATAAAAATATCAATAATTTTAACTTCCATTCAAACAAAAAACCAAAAATTTTTAAAAAACCAAGTTATGAAAGCTTTTGTAAAATAGTCTCTCCAAGTCAAGTCCCTCGAAGAAGAGGATTTGAGAGTAATGAAAAAAAAGCAATTTTACTACACGCAATAGTCCATATTGAATACTCAGCAATAGATTTAGCCTTAGATGCTTGTTATAGATTTAGAAATTTAGATAAAGAGTTTTATTTAGATTGGCTTGAAGTTGCCGATGATGAGATTAGGCATTTTAAATTAATTAATTCCTTGCTTGAAAAAACAGGATATAAATATGGAGACTTTCCTGTGCATAATTCTTTATTTGAAGCCTCCACTAAAACACAAGATTTATTAAGCAGAATGGCAATAATTCCAAGATGGTATGAAGCAAATGGACTTGATGCTAATGAAAAGATTATAAATAAACTTTCCCGATACAATGACTCTTTTGCAAAAGAAGTAATTGAAGCTTTAAAAATAATCTTAAAAGAAGAAATTCCTCATGTAAAAAAAGGTGATAAATGGTTCAAAAGAGAATGCAAAAGACTAAATTTAGAACCAATTCAAACATACTTTGAAATTGTGGATAATTTTTTTAAAGATTGGAAGAAAAAAGATTTAAATGTATCTGCAAGATTAAAAGCAGGATTTAGTTGTCAAGAATTAAAAATATTAAATGAAAAAATAGAGTGTTAA
- the moaA gene encoding GTP 3',8-cyclase MoaA gives MLKDGFDRVIDYIRVSVTSRCNFRCIYCMPNTPFEWQPHEDVLSYEEMFEFLRLAIDEGVKKIRITGGEPLVRKELEVFIKVLSKYNKNLDLALTTNGYFLKEKAKILKEAGLKRVNISLDTLKKDVAKKIVQKDVLEKVLEGIDEAIKVGLKVKLNCVVMKGINDNEITDLLDYAKDKGVIIRFIEFMENERAYPGIKRVDSKEILEEISTKYNFKELKKENEASKYYKLDDGYVFGIIEPHSEDFCKSCNRIRLTAEGYLIPCLFFTESYNIKEALRKKDIKKAAEILRDVVRNKPEKNDWQEEKISDRAFWETGG, from the coding sequence ATGTTAAAAGATGGATTTGATAGGGTGATTGATTATATAAGAGTTTCAGTTACAAGTAGATGTAATTTTAGATGTATTTATTGTATGCCAAATACCCCTTTTGAGTGGCAACCTCACGAAGATGTATTAAGTTATGAAGAGATGTTTGAATTTTTACGACTTGCAATTGATGAAGGTGTAAAAAAGATTAGAATAACGGGAGGAGAACCATTAGTTAGAAAAGAGTTAGAAGTTTTTATTAAAGTGTTAAGTAAGTATAATAAGAATTTGGACTTAGCGTTAACTACAAATGGCTATTTTTTAAAAGAAAAAGCAAAAATTTTAAAAGAAGCAGGATTAAAAAGAGTAAATATATCTCTTGATACTTTAAAAAAAGATGTTGCTAAAAAAATTGTTCAAAAAGATGTTTTAGAGAAAGTATTAGAAGGAATTGATGAAGCTATAAAAGTAGGGCTTAAAGTTAAATTAAATTGTGTAGTTATGAAAGGTATAAATGATAATGAAATAACTGACTTATTAGATTATGCAAAAGATAAAGGCGTAATTATTAGATTTATTGAATTTATGGAAAATGAAAGAGCATATCCAGGTATTAAAAGAGTTGATAGTAAAGAAATTTTAGAAGAAATTTCAACAAAGTATAATTTTAAAGAGTTAAAAAAAGAAAATGAAGCAAGTAAATATTATAAATTAGATGATGGATATGTTTTTGGAATAATAGAACCTCACTCAGAAGATTTTTGTAAGAGTTGTAACAGAATAAGGCTAACAGCTGAGGGGTATTTAATCCCATGTCTATTTTTTACTGAAAGTTATAATATAAAAGAAGCTTTAAGAAAAAAAGACATTAAAAAAGCTGCTGAAATTCTAAGAGATGTTGTAAGAAATAAGCCTGAGAAAAATGACTGGCAAGAAGAAAAAATTAGTGATAGGGCTTTTTGGGAGACAGGAGGGTAA
- a CDS encoding SIR2 family NAD-dependent protein deacylase has product MEEIKLAANEIKNAKYLLITAGAGMGVDSGLPDFRGNEGFWRAYPIAKKLGLNFQALANPTWFDINPKLAWAFYGHRLNLYRNTTPHNGFYILKKLPHEKFVFTSNVDGQFQKAGFSEMKIVEIHGSIHYLQCNKPCKQEIWENNEEIEVDMEKFEAKNFPYCKFCKKIARPNILMFGDFKFVDKRVNLQLARFRYWLDRIDDKLVIIEIGAGSVVPTVRNLSEDVKKLYNATLIRINPRESFGADIEIKLGAKEALEKINSYL; this is encoded by the coding sequence ATGGAAGAGATAAAGTTAGCAGCTAACGAGATAAAAAATGCTAAATATCTTTTAATTACAGCTGGGGCTGGTATGGGAGTTGATAGTGGGCTTCCTGATTTTAGGGGAAATGAAGGATTTTGGAGGGCATATCCAATAGCAAAAAAACTTGGTCTTAATTTTCAAGCATTAGCAAATCCAACTTGGTTTGATATTAATCCAAAACTTGCTTGGGCTTTTTATGGTCATAGGCTGAATTTATATAGAAATACAACTCCCCATAATGGTTTTTATATTCTAAAAAAATTACCTCATGAAAAATTTGTTTTTACTTCAAATGTGGATGGGCAATTTCAAAAGGCTGGATTTAGTGAGATGAAGATTGTAGAAATTCATGGAAGTATTCATTATTTGCAATGCAATAAGCCTTGTAAGCAAGAGATTTGGGAGAATAATGAAGAGATTGAAGTTGATATGGAAAAGTTTGAGGCTAAAAATTTTCCATATTGTAAATTTTGTAAAAAAATAGCAAGACCAAATATTTTAATGTTTGGAGATTTTAAATTTGTAGATAAAAGAGTAAATTTGCAACTTGCAAGATTTAGATATTGGCTTGATAGAATTGATGATAAATTAGTTATAATTGAAATAGGAGCGGGAAGTGTAGTACCTACTGTTAGGAATTTAAGTGAGGATGTAAAAAAGTTATATAATGCTACTTTAATTAGAATTAATCCAAGGGAGAGTTTTGGGGCTGATATTGAAATAAAACTTGGTGCAAAAGAAGCATTAGAGAAAATAAATTCTTATTTATGA
- a CDS encoding gamma-glutamylcyclotransferase family protein produces MKIFVYGSLKKGKKLSYYLKNAKFLGEAITCKPYPLILSKSKWYPYLLEKNDGFKIKGEVYEIDFKTLKKLDRLEEAPFYYYRRKICVILNNKKTKSWCYFKRKPIKYKKRDLLREF; encoded by the coding sequence ATGAAAATTTTTGTATATGGTAGTTTAAAAAAAGGCAAAAAACTATCTTACTATTTAAAAAATGCTAAATTTTTAGGAGAGGCTATTACTTGTAAGCCTTATCCTTTAATTCTTTCAAAATCAAAATGGTATCCTTATCTTTTAGAAAAAAATGATGGGTTTAAAATTAAAGGTGAAGTTTATGAAATTGATTTTAAAACATTAAAAAAACTTGATAGATTAGAAGAAGCTCCATTTTATTATTATCGTAGAAAAATTTGTGTAATTTTAAATAATAAAAAAACAAAATCTTGGTGCTATTTTAAAAGAAAACCTATAAAATATAAAAAAAGAGATTTGTTAAGAGAATTTTAA
- a CDS encoding NUDIX domain-containing protein → MKNVKIPEWVKPTPFLTVDGIIRIFNPQFKGIVLIKRKNPPLGYALPGGFVDYGESVEDALTREMKEEVNLEIEVVKLLGIYSNPNRDPRLHTASCVFICNAYELPQAGDDAKEAFIFKLEEIPFEKLVFDHSKIISDYLKFS, encoded by the coding sequence ATGAAAAATGTAAAAATTCCTGAGTGGGTAAAACCAACTCCTTTTTTAACTGTTGATGGAATTATTAGAATTTTTAATCCTCAATTTAAAGGGATTGTATTAATAAAAAGAAAAAATCCTCCTCTTGGATATGCCTTGCCTGGTGGATTTGTTGATTATGGAGAGAGTGTAGAAGATGCATTAACTCGAGAAATGAAAGAAGAAGTTAATTTAGAAATAGAAGTTGTTAAACTTTTAGGAATTTATTCAAATCCAAATAGAGACCCAAGGCTTCATACAGCAAGTTGTGTTTTTATTTGTAATGCATATGAATTACCACAAGCAGGAGATGATGCAAAAGAAGCATTTATTTTTAAACTTGAAGAAATTCCATTTGAAAAGTTAGTTTTTGACCATTCAAAAATAATAAGTGATTATTTAAAATTCTCTTAA
- the prfA gene encoding peptide chain release factor 1 — MLIEKLKPFVEKYNEINQKLSSPEITKDIKQMTKLSREARSLEEIVNKAKEYEELLNNLEEAKMMLDDAEMSELAKEEIKEIEEKLPKLEEKIKLLLLPKDPNDDKNIFLEIRAGTGGDEAALFVGDLMKAYLRYADNKGWKVEIVSESKNDIGGYKEIILLIKGEGAYSRLKYEGGTHRVQRIPATESQGRIHTSAVTVAVMPEVDDVDIELDPKDIKIEVMRAGGAGGQHVNKTESAVRMTHIPTGITVSMQDERSQQRNKEKALQILKARVYEKLEKERLEKIGKERKSQVGSGDRSERIRTYNYPQNRITDHRIGLTLYRLEQIMNEGLFDEIIDPLIAHYQAEALKEAGL; from the coding sequence ATGTTAATTGAAAAATTAAAACCTTTCGTTGAAAAATATAATGAAATTAATCAAAAACTCTCTTCACCTGAAATCACAAAAGATATTAAACAAATGACAAAACTTTCAAGAGAAGCAAGAAGTCTCGAAGAAATTGTAAATAAGGCAAAAGAGTATGAAGAACTTTTAAATAATCTTGAAGAAGCTAAAATGATGCTTGATGATGCAGAAATGAGCGAACTTGCAAAAGAAGAAATTAAAGAAATAGAAGAAAAACTCCCAAAACTTGAAGAAAAGATAAAACTCCTATTACTTCCGAAAGACCCTAATGATGATAAAAATATTTTCCTTGAAATAAGGGCTGGGACTGGCGGAGATGAAGCTGCTTTATTTGTTGGTGACTTAATGAAAGCATATTTAAGATACGCTGATAATAAAGGCTGGAAAGTAGAGATTGTAAGTGAAAGTAAAAATGATATAGGTGGATATAAAGAAATTATTTTACTTATAAAAGGTGAAGGTGCTTATAGCAGATTAAAATATGAAGGTGGGACTCATAGAGTTCAAAGAATTCCAGCAACTGAATCGCAAGGAAGAATCCACACCTCAGCTGTAACAGTTGCAGTAATGCCAGAAGTTGATGATGTAGATATAGAACTTGACCCAAAAGACATTAAAATTGAAGTAATGAGAGCTGGTGGAGCTGGTGGACAGCATGTAAATAAGACTGAAAGTGCTGTTAGAATGACTCATATTCCAACAGGAATTACTGTATCAATGCAAGATGAAAGAAGTCAACAAAGAAATAAAGAAAAAGCACTTCAAATTTTAAAAGCAAGAGTTTATGAAAAACTTGAAAAAGAGAGACTTGAAAAAATTGGAAAAGAGAGAAAAAGCCAAGTTGGAAGTGGAGATAGAAGTGAGAGAATTAGAACATACAACTACCCACAAAATAGAATTACAGACCACAGAATCGGGCTTACATTATATAGACTTGAACAAATTATGAACGAAGGACTATTTGATGAAATTATTGACCCACTAATTGCTCATTATCAAGCAGAAGCTCTAAAAGAAGCCGGACTTTAA
- the rpsT gene encoding 30S ribosomal protein S20 has protein sequence MANTKSAQKRIRQTAKRTERNRYYRTRIKTITKNVEKAVEEGNYEQALNYWKVANKKFQSYINKGILKKNTARRKISRLHHLVKSIEPKS, from the coding sequence ATGGCAAATACAAAATCTGCTCAAAAAAGAATTAGACAAACTGCAAAGAGAACTGAAAGAAACAGATATTATAGAACAAGAATTAAAACTATTACAAAAAATGTAGAAAAAGCAGTTGAAGAAGGAAATTACGAACAAGCTTTAAATTATTGGAAAGTAGCAAACAAAAAATTCCAAAGCTATATTAATAAAGGTATCTTAAAGAAAAATACAGCAAGAAGAAAAATAAGCAGACTACATCACTTAGTTAAATCAATCGAACCTAAAAGCTAA
- the glmM gene encoding phosphoglucosamine mutase, which translates to MKLFGTDGVRGKAGEVITPFLSMNLAMAFGECIPKKTGKILVGKDTRRSGYMIENAIVSGLTAIGFDVIQIGPMPTPAIAFLTEDMRCDGGIMISASHNPYYDNGIKFFDSEGNKLSQDIEKQIEKRYFENNFELKTNKEIGKSKRIDDVIGRYIVHIKSSFPKHLNLNGLRVVLDTANGAAYKVAPTIFNELGADVITINDNPNGFNINLNAGAMHPEMLASKVREYRADIGFAFDGDADRLVVVDEKGNIVDGDKLLGALAYYLHKKNKLRNNAIAVTVMSNGGLEEFLKQYGIKVYRSAVGDKYVLEVMKKYDLNFGGEQSGHIIFSDYAKTGDGLVSALQSVAYLIESGKKASEAFNLFELYPQVQTSIVVSQKPPLEKIDGAKNILKEVEKEGYRHLVRYSGTENKLRLLVEGKDNKKAKELLDKLTKFFKSKLV; encoded by the coding sequence ATGAAATTATTTGGTACTGATGGAGTAAGGGGTAAAGCAGGGGAAGTTATTACACCATTTTTATCTATGAATTTAGCAATGGCATTTGGTGAATGTATACCAAAAAAGACAGGAAAAATTTTAGTAGGAAAAGATACAAGAAGAAGCGGTTATATGATAGAAAATGCAATTGTAAGTGGACTTACAGCTATTGGGTTTGATGTTATTCAAATAGGGCCAATGCCAACTCCTGCAATTGCTTTTTTAACTGAGGATATGAGATGTGATGGGGGAATTATGATTAGTGCATCTCATAACCCATACTATGATAATGGTATAAAATTTTTTGATAGTGAGGGAAATAAGTTATCGCAAGATATTGAAAAACAGATTGAAAAAAGATATTTTGAAAATAATTTTGAATTAAAAACTAATAAAGAAATTGGAAAAAGTAAAAGAATTGATGATGTAATAGGTAGGTACATTGTTCATATAAAATCTTCATTTCCAAAACATCTAAATCTTAATGGACTAAGAGTCGTTTTAGATACAGCAAATGGGGCAGCCTATAAAGTAGCACCCACTATTTTTAATGAACTTGGAGCTGATGTTATTACTATTAATGACAATCCAAATGGATTTAATATCAACTTAAATGCAGGAGCTATGCATCCAGAAATGCTTGCGAGTAAAGTAAGAGAATATAGAGCTGATATTGGTTTTGCTTTTGATGGAGATGCTGATAGATTAGTTGTTGTTGATGAAAAAGGTAATATTGTTGATGGGGATAAATTACTTGGTGCCTTAGCATATTATCTCCATAAGAAAAACAAACTTAGAAATAATGCAATAGCTGTTACTGTTATGAGTAATGGTGGTTTAGAAGAATTTTTAAAACAATATGGTATTAAAGTATATAGAAGTGCTGTTGGTGATAAGTATGTTTTAGAAGTTATGAAAAAATATGATTTAAATTTTGGGGGTGAGCAATCTGGTCATATTATTTTTAGTGATTATGCTAAAACAGGTGATGGATTAGTAAGTGCACTTCAATCTGTTGCTTATTTAATTGAAAGTGGTAAAAAAGCAAGTGAAGCTTTTAATTTATTTGAACTATACCCACAAGTCCAAACAAGTATAGTTGTTTCTCAAAAACCCCCTCTTGAAAAAATAGATGGAGCAAAAAATATTTTAAAAGAGGTTGAAAAAGAGGGATATAGACATTTAGTTAGATATTCTGGGACTGAAAATAA